In the genome of Leptospira kanakyensis, one region contains:
- a CDS encoding type I restriction-modification system subunit M, giving the protein MVSFNSTLKAQIDKLWNLFWSGGISNPLTAIEQITYLIFMKQIDDLDTKRMRDAEFTGEKFVSRFQGKYKVPGSSDAIAKSELRWSEFKHKPAEEMLLHVQTKVFPFLKELDGGSPFTKSMANAVFIMPKPSLLVEAIGIIEKIFEEIERDATEGGHAFQDIQGDVYEMLLSEIATSGKNGQFRTPRHIIKLMAELVSPQLGQRVADPACGTGGFLLGAYQYILTDLAKKNHKSKTAKVTEVDEDGFERAVISSGLTEKAKAILESSFYGFDIDTTMVRLGLMNLMMHGIDQPHIDYKDTLSKSYNEDSQFDVVLANPPFTGNIDKGDINEGFNLPTTKTELLFIERIFRMLKIGGTSAVIVPQGVLFGSGKAFVEARKILVEQSELKAVITMPSGVFKPYAGVSTAILLFTKGGTTEQVWFYDMVADGYTLDDKRTKIDTSDLPDIVTQFQSRDPKKPNDRKAKYFFVPKSEIVAEGYDLSMSKFKEDVFEEVSYESPKVILEKLKGLEEEIRKELEELAGMMR; this is encoded by the coding sequence ATGGTCTCTTTTAATTCCACTCTCAAAGCACAAATCGACAAACTATGGAATCTATTTTGGAGTGGTGGGATTTCCAATCCACTCACTGCCATTGAACAAATTACCTATCTGATCTTTATGAAACAGATTGATGATTTGGACACCAAACGGATGCGAGACGCTGAATTTACAGGCGAAAAATTTGTCTCTCGGTTTCAGGGTAAGTATAAGGTTCCTGGGAGTAGTGATGCAATCGCAAAATCAGAGTTACGCTGGAGTGAATTCAAACACAAACCCGCCGAAGAGATGTTACTCCATGTCCAAACCAAAGTGTTTCCTTTTTTAAAGGAACTGGATGGCGGCTCACCTTTTACAAAGTCAATGGCCAATGCTGTTTTTATTATGCCAAAACCTTCCCTTCTTGTGGAAGCGATTGGGATCATTGAAAAAATCTTTGAAGAGATTGAAAGAGATGCCACGGAGGGTGGTCATGCCTTCCAAGACATCCAAGGGGATGTGTATGAAATGCTCCTCAGTGAAATTGCCACTTCGGGTAAAAACGGACAATTTCGCACACCGAGGCATATCATCAAACTGATGGCGGAACTTGTAAGCCCACAACTCGGACAAAGAGTTGCTGATCCTGCTTGCGGAACTGGTGGGTTTTTGTTAGGCGCTTATCAGTACATTTTGACCGACCTTGCTAAAAAGAATCACAAATCCAAAACGGCTAAGGTTACTGAAGTGGATGAAGATGGGTTTGAAAGGGCAGTGATCAGTTCGGGGCTAACCGAAAAAGCCAAAGCCATTTTGGAATCTAGTTTTTATGGATTTGATATTGATACGACTATGGTGCGCCTTGGGCTGATGAACCTGATGATGCATGGCATTGACCAACCGCATATTGATTATAAGGACACACTCAGTAAATCTTATAATGAAGATAGCCAGTTTGATGTGGTGCTTGCCAATCCTCCCTTTACAGGCAATATCGATAAGGGAGATATCAATGAAGGTTTTAACCTCCCCACAACCAAAACCGAACTCTTGTTTATCGAACGAATTTTTCGGATGTTAAAGATTGGAGGCACATCGGCAGTGATTGTGCCTCAAGGGGTTCTTTTTGGAAGCGGTAAGGCATTTGTTGAGGCTCGTAAAATCCTTGTCGAACAATCGGAATTGAAAGCTGTCATCACCATGCCGAGTGGTGTTTTTAAGCCTTATGCTGGGGTGAGTACCGCCATCCTTCTTTTTACGAAAGGGGGAACCACCGAACAAGTATGGTTTTATGATATGGTAGCCGACGGGTATACTCTCGATGACAAACGCACCAAAATCGATACCTCTGACCTTCCCGACATCGTCACCCAATTCCAATCGCGCGACCCCAAAAAACCAAACGACCGCAAGGCGAAGTATTTTTTTGTTCCCAAGTCCGAGATCGTAGCCGAAGGTTACGACCTTTCTATGAGTAAATTCAAAGAAGATGTCTTCGAAGAAGTGAGTTATGAATCACCAAAAGTGATTTTGGAAAAACTAAAAGGTTTGGAAGAAGAGATTAGGAAGGAATTGGAAGAGCTTGCGGGGATGATGCGGTGA
- a CDS encoding DEAD/DEAH box helicase family protein: MSSEKETRKQIIDKRLFEAGWNVDDHSQVLCEFEIVVEPINQSENPNSVYHGLRFSDYVLLAKDGKPIAVVEAKKSSVDAEIGREQAKQYCYQIQKSKGGELPFCLYTNGHDIYFWEIEHSPPRKVYGFPTRDDLERYAYLRRARRPLTGEFINTRIAGRDFQIQAIRSVLEAVDKKKRKFLLVMATGTGKTRTCIALVETLMRAGWAERVLFLVDRISLREQALDAFKEFIPNEPSWPHSGETEIAKDRRVYVSTYPTMLNIIRDENNPLSPHFFDLVVVDESHRSIYNTYQEILDYFSTMVLGLTATPTNVIDHNTFKLFECEDGVPTFAYSYEEAVNHIPPYLCSFQVMKIKTKFQSEGINKRTISLEDQKQLILDGKEIEEINYEGTELEKTVTNLGTNTLIVKQFMDECIKDPNGVIPGKSIFFCVNIKHARAIESIFNTLYPEYKGELAKVIVSEDPRVHGKGGLLDQFKKQDMPRIGISVDMLDTGIDIRELVNLVFAKPVYSYTKFWQMIGRGTRLLDSEKTIPWCLQKDQFLVLDCWDNFEYFKLNPKGKELKNQIPIPVKLFGLRVDKLEKAMELGEASIISNEIDKLKLQIETLPENSIVIKDAKSDLERTKDPNFWNSFSGGAGKESIRILREVIKPLFRTVSNVDFKAMRFERDVLEVSIAKLDEDVEKFETLKMGVIETISELPLSVNTVALEEELIRKAQTNAYWAKASESDFDNLVARLSPLLKFIEASGETRAFAKFDLRDVVVEKEYVEFGPQHESVSITRYKELVEEKIKELTSSNPILQKLQSGNVLSESEVHSLAEELHEEHPNITVDLLRRVYQNRKAKLVQFLKHILGIERLPSFPEIVTQSFAHFTQEHSYLSARQMQFLDLLKHFILERETLTKKDLIQAPFTQIHPDGIRGVFTPKEIDEILILTDKVLAA; the protein is encoded by the coding sequence TCTATTGGCAAAAGATGGCAAACCCATTGCTGTAGTAGAAGCAAAGAAATCATCGGTTGATGCGGAGATCGGAAGAGAACAAGCAAAACAATACTGTTATCAGATTCAAAAATCCAAGGGAGGAGAACTTCCCTTTTGCCTTTATACAAATGGCCATGATATTTATTTTTGGGAAATCGAACATAGCCCCCCAAGGAAAGTGTATGGTTTTCCAACGCGTGATGATTTGGAACGGTATGCTTATTTAAGAAGGGCTAGGCGACCTCTTACTGGTGAATTCATTAATACTCGGATTGCAGGAAGAGACTTCCAGATCCAAGCAATCCGTTCTGTATTAGAAGCAGTAGATAAGAAAAAGAGAAAATTCCTCCTTGTGATGGCCACAGGAACAGGGAAAACAAGAACCTGTATTGCTCTTGTCGAAACCCTGATGAGGGCAGGTTGGGCGGAACGAGTTTTATTTTTGGTGGATCGTATTTCTTTAAGAGAACAGGCCTTGGATGCTTTTAAAGAATTTATTCCAAATGAACCAAGTTGGCCTCATTCTGGTGAAACAGAGATTGCGAAGGATCGTCGGGTTTATGTTTCTACGTATCCTACAATGCTGAATATCATTCGGGATGAGAATAATCCACTCTCTCCGCATTTTTTTGATTTGGTGGTCGTGGATGAAAGCCATCGCAGTATCTATAATACTTACCAAGAAATTTTGGATTATTTTAGTACGATGGTGCTTGGGCTTACTGCCACCCCCACCAATGTCATTGATCATAATACCTTTAAACTCTTCGAATGCGAGGATGGAGTTCCTACCTTTGCCTATTCTTATGAAGAGGCGGTGAATCATATTCCACCTTATCTGTGTTCGTTTCAAGTGATGAAAATCAAAACCAAGTTTCAAAGTGAAGGAATTAACAAACGAACCATTTCTTTGGAAGACCAAAAACAATTGATTTTGGATGGAAAGGAAATTGAAGAAATCAACTACGAAGGCACTGAATTAGAAAAAACAGTCACAAACCTTGGAACTAACACTCTCATTGTGAAACAATTTATGGATGAGTGCATTAAAGATCCCAATGGAGTGATCCCTGGGAAGAGTATTTTCTTTTGTGTGAATATCAAACATGCCCGTGCCATTGAATCTATTTTCAATACACTGTATCCTGAGTATAAAGGAGAACTGGCAAAGGTCATTGTATCGGAAGATCCGAGAGTGCATGGTAAAGGTGGACTTCTCGATCAATTTAAAAAACAAGATATGCCACGGATTGGGATTAGTGTGGATATGTTGGATACAGGGATTGACATTCGCGAACTTGTGAATTTGGTCTTCGCCAAACCAGTGTATTCCTATACAAAGTTTTGGCAGATGATCGGTCGAGGGACTCGGCTACTTGATTCCGAAAAGACGATTCCTTGGTGTTTGCAAAAAGACCAATTTCTTGTCCTAGATTGTTGGGATAATTTTGAATACTTTAAGTTGAATCCAAAGGGAAAAGAGCTAAAAAATCAAATTCCGATTCCTGTGAAATTGTTTGGGCTTCGAGTGGATAAATTGGAAAAGGCAATGGAGCTTGGTGAAGCAAGTATTATTTCCAATGAAATCGATAAACTAAAACTACAGATCGAAACCTTACCAGAAAATTCCATTGTGATTAAAGATGCAAAGTCCGATTTAGAACGGACAAAAGATCCGAATTTTTGGAATTCCTTTTCGGGAGGTGCGGGAAAGGAATCGATTCGAATTTTACGAGAAGTGATCAAACCACTCTTTCGCACTGTATCCAATGTTGATTTCAAAGCCATGCGATTCGAAAGGGATGTGCTTGAAGTTTCCATTGCCAAGTTAGACGAGGATGTCGAAAAATTTGAAACCTTAAAAATGGGTGTGATAGAAACCATCTCAGAACTTCCCTTGTCCGTAAATACGGTGGCTTTGGAAGAGGAATTGATTCGCAAAGCGCAGACCAATGCCTATTGGGCCAAAGCATCCGAAAGTGACTTTGACAATTTGGTCGCTCGACTTTCTCCTCTATTAAAATTTATAGAAGCTAGCGGAGAGACGCGAGCGTTCGCCAAGTTTGATTTGCGAGATGTTGTGGTAGAAAAAGAATATGTGGAATTTGGCCCGCAACACGAATCGGTGAGTATCACTCGTTATAAAGAACTTGTAGAAGAAAAGATCAAAGAGCTCACATCATCGAATCCCATCTTACAAAAACTCCAATCGGGAAATGTGCTTTCGGAATCGGAAGTTCATTCGCTTGCCGAAGAACTGCATGAAGAACATCCTAACATCACAGTAGATCTTTTGCGCCGGGTGTACCAAAACAGAAAGGCAAAACTTGTTCAATTTTTGAAACATATCCTTGGCATTGAGAGGCTTCCCAGTTTTCCTGAAATCGTGACCCAATCCTTTGCACATTTTACCCAGGAACATAGTTATTTATCTGCAAGACAGATGCAGTTTTTGGATCTTTTGAAACACTTTATTTTGGAACGGGAAACACTCACCAAAAAAGATTTGATCCAAGCTCCGTTTACGCAGATCCATCCCGATGGGATTCGAGGAGTTTTTACTCCGAAAGAAATCGATGAAATATTAATATTAACAGATAAGGTACTCGCCGCATAA